The Maylandia zebra isolate NMK-2024a linkage group LG7, Mzebra_GT3a, whole genome shotgun sequence genome contains a region encoding:
- the slc6a15 gene encoding sodium-dependent neutral amino acid transporter B(0)AT2 translates to MPKNSKAVKRELDDDVTESVRDLLSNEDACDDSFKKSSLIVNNHEGEGKECDVEEGGSDAEEEERPAWNSKLQYILAQVGFSVGLGNVWRFPYLCQKNGGGAYLVPYLILLILIGIPLFFLELAVGQRIRRGSIGVWNYISPRLGGIGFASCVVCFFVALYYNVIISWSLFYFSQSFQQPLPWHECPLVKNKTSTYVVPECEKSSATTYYWYREALDISDSISESGGLNWKMTVCLLVAWSMVCLAMIKGIQSSGKVMYFSSLFPYVVLVCFLVRSLLLKGSMDGIRHMFTPKLEIMLEAKVWREAATQVFFALGLGFGGVIAFSSYNKRDNNCHFDAVLVSFINFFTSVLATLVVFAVLGFKANIMNSKCVAMNTNKILTLLGSGILEQNLIPHPMNLTQVNQVSGEDYHKMIDHIKGVKQDKFESLGLEACSIEDELNKAVQGTGLAFIAFTEAMTHFPASPFWSVMFFLMLVNLGLGSMFGTIEGILTPLIDTFKVRKEFLTVGCCVLAFSIGLLFVQRSGNYFVTMFDDYSATLPLLIVVILENVAIAWFYGIDKFFEDLKDMLGFTPYRFYYYMWKYITPILLMVLLCSSFIQLIMTPPSYSAWIQEEAIEKTLRFPPWGIVVCISLVVMAILPVPVVFGLRYFNIISENTSGLSTVSYKKGRIIKETARPEEDDDASLIHGKSPSEAPSPMPGNSIYRKQSGSGGTDVDTAPNGRYGIGYLMADMPDMPESDL, encoded by the exons ATGCCCAAAAACAGCAAGGCCGTCAAGAGAGAGCTTGACGACGATGTCACGGAGTCTGTCAGAGATCTGCTTTCCAACGAGGACGCCTGTGATGATTCCTTCAAGAAGAGCTCGCTGATCGTCAACAACCATGAAGGCGAAGGGAAAGAGTGCGATGTGGAGGAAGGAGGGTCAGATGCCGAGGAGGAGGAACGACCGGCCTGGAACAGCAAGCTCCAGTACATCCTGGCCCAGGTTGGCTTCTCTGTAGGCCTGGGCAACGTCTGGAGATTCCCCTACCTGTGTCAGAAGAATGGGGGGG GAGCATATCTGGTGCCCTATCTCATCCTGCTCATATTGATTGGGATTCCGCTGTTCTTCCTGGAGCTTGCGGTGGGACAGCGAATCCGTAGGGGCAGCATCGGTGTGTGGAACTACATCAGCCCTCGGCTGGGGGGGATTGGCTTTGCCAGCTGTGTG GTGTGCTTCTTTGTGGCTCTCTACTACAATGTCATCATCAGCTGGAGTCTCTTCTACTTCTCCCAGTCCTTCCAGCAACCTCTGCCATGGCACGAGTGCCCCCTCGTGAAGAACAAGACCAGTACAT ATGTGGTGCCAGAGTGTGAGAAAAGCTCAGCAACCACCTACTACTGGTACCGCGAGGCCCTGGACATCTCTGACAGCATCTCTGAGAGCGGAGGGCTGAATTGGAAGATGACCGTGTGTCTGCTGGTTGCCTGGTCCATGGTTTGCCTTGCCATGATCAAGGGAATCCAGTCTTCTGGGAAG GTGATGTACTTCAGCTCCCTCTTCCCGTACGTTGTGCTGGTTTGCTTCCTGGTTCGGTCGCTCCTCCTGAAGGGCTCCATGGATGGGATCCGTCACATGTTCACACCCAAG CTGGAGATCATGCTGGAGGCCAAGGTCTGGCGTGAGGCAGCCACGCAGGTCTTTTTCGCGCTGGGTCTCGGGTTCGGTGGCGTCATTGCCTTCTCCAGCTACAACAAGCGCGACAACAACTGCCACTTTGATGCCGTCTTGGTGTCTTTTATCAATTTCTTCACTTCTGTGCTGGCCACCCTGGTGGTGTTTGCCGTGTTGGGCTTCAAAGCCAATATCATGAACAGCAAATGTGTTGCAAT gaacACCAACAAGATTTTAACATTGTTGGGGAGCGGCATCCTTGAGCAAAACCTTATTCCCCACCCCATGAACCTTACTCAGGTTAATCAAGTCAGTGGTGAGGACTACCATAAGATGATAGATCACATCAAAGGGGTTAAGCAGGATAAGTTCGAGTCACTGGGACTGGAAGCCTGCAGCATCGAAGACGAGCTGAATAAG GCAGTACAAGGCACAGGCTTGGCTTTCATTGCCTTTACAGAGGCCATGACCCACTTCCCAGCCTCACCCTTCTGGTCCGTCATGTTCTTCCTAATGCTGGTTAACCTCGGCCTCGGCAGCATGTTTGGCACCATTGAGGGTATCCTCACCCCGCTGATAGACACATTCAAAGTCCGAAAGGAGTTTCTTACAG TGGGATGTTGCGTGTTGGCCTTCTCCATCGGTCTCCTCTTTGTTCAGCGCTCAGGGAACTACTTTGTGACCATGTTTGATGACTACTCGGCTACTTTGCCTCTGCTCATAGTGGTCATACTGGAAAACGTGGCGATCGCCTGGTTCTATGGGATCGATAA attctttGAAGACTTGAAGGACATGCTGGGCTTTACGCCGTACCGTTTCTACTATTACATGTGGAAGTACATCACACCCATCCTGCTAATGGTCCTCCTGTGCTCCAGCTTCATTCAGCTGATAATGACGCCGCCCAGCTATAGTGCCTGGATCCAGGAAGAG GCCATAGAGAAAACCTTGCGCTTCCCTCCGTGGGGCATTGTGGTCTGCATCTCTCTGGTGGTGATGGCCATCCTGCCCGTGCCCGTGGTCTTTGGCCTACGCTACTTCAACATCATCAGTGAGAACACGAGTGGCCTTTCCACTGTTTCTTACAAGAAAGGCCGCATCATCAAGGAGACCGCCCGGCCAGAGGAAGACGACGACGCTAGCCTTATTCATGGAAAGTCTCCCAGCGAGGCTCCCTCGCCGATGCCTGGCAACAGCATCTACCGCAAGCAGAGCGGCAGCGGCGGCACTGATGTGGACACCGCACCTAATGGCCGTTATGGTATCGGTTACCTGATGGCTGACATGCCAGATATGCCTGAGTCAGACTTATAG